The following DNA comes from Pseudomonas sp. Tri1.
GGTGAACGAGTTCGGTGACTTCGTCGGCCTTCTCACTATGACCGACATCCTGCAATCCATTGCCGGTGAGCTGCCGGATGCCAGTGAAATCGAAGGACCGAATATTGTCGCCCAGGATGGAGGTTTCCTCGTCAGCGGTGCCCTGAATCTCAGTCAGGTCCGCGAACACACCGGGTTCCAGGCGAAAGCGACGGAAGATTACCAGACGCTTGCTGGGTTAGTGATGAGCCTGCTGGATCGCTTGCCGATGATTGGAGACATGCACAGTTGGCAAGGATGGAGCATGACCGTGATGGAGGTCGAAGAGCGTCGGGTGACCAGGGTGCTGTTGCGTAAGGAATAAGCACAGAATGAGGCCGCATTTGCGGCCTTGTTCATTTTCACCTTGCCTGCCCCAACGCTTACTCAGTCTTTTGGCTCTTTCCGTTTCTAAGGTGGGGAGGATTGGCGAAACCAGTGACTCAATCCTGTAAATGACATCGCACACACTGCTGCTCATCGCCCAACAAGGCCTGCGGCTTCTCGCAGCCAACGGTGCATAGATTGCAGCGTTCGCGGAAGAAGCAGCCACTGGGTAGTCGACGGTTCCCCGGTAATTCGGTAGGTGCCGCAACTTGCTCGTCGTGGAGTGGCACGCCCAGTCGTGGTACCGCTTCGAGCAATAAGCGAGTATAGGGATGACGTGGCTCATCAAGCACTTGAGCAGCGCTGCCCAGTTCAACGATTTGCCCCAAGTACATGACCGCTACCCGATTAGCCATATGACGCACCACTGATACGTTGTGAGAAATCAGGATGTACGTCAGATTGCGGGCACTTTGCAGCTCTGCCAGCAAGTTGAGAATCTGCGCCTGAACCGAGATATCCAGCGCCGATGTGGGTTCGTCCAGGACAATGATATCCGGGTCTGACGAAAGGGCCCGGGCAATGGCGATGCGCTGACGCTGGCCCCCGGAAAACTGGTGCGCGAAGCGGTCCAGATATTCCGGGCGGATGCCGACTTGGGCCGCGACCCTGGCGGCCACATCGCGCATCTGCGCATGGTTGGCATGGCCTCGGGCGTATAACGGTTCGGTAATGATTTTCCAGATAGGCAGGCGCGGATCAAGCGAAGACTGTGGATCCTGGAAAACAATCTGAACGTTGCTACTGCCCTCGCCGCTGCGATTGGCCCAGTTCAGTCCACCGCTGCTGGGCGGCACCAGGCCCATCAGCAATTGAGCCAAGGTGCTCTTACCGCAACCTGACTCGCCGACAATACCCAGGGTCTCCCCTGCCCGCACCTGAAGATCAATACCGTTCAGGGCGTGGGCATAACCGCGCGGCCGTCCCAACCAGTCATTACTCACGGGGAAGCGCACGTGAACATCGTTCAGCTGAAGAATCGTGGGTGCCATTTGGGTGATGGGTTGAAAGACTGCACTGTTCATCACGAAAGCTCCTTGACCGGTAACCAGCACGCGCTTTTACGTTGGTCATTACCGTTGATAGTGTTGAGATTCGGACGTTTGGCACACACCGGCATAGCGTACGTACAACGCTCCTGGAAAGTGCAACCTACAGGCAAAGAAGCCAGGTTCGGCACCTGACCGGGAATGGTCAGTAGCGGCTGGCCTGGCTCGACCATTTCCGGCAGACCACTGAGCAACCCTTGCGTATAGGGATGCTGCGGATTCCCCATGACGTCAGCCGTGCGCCCTTGCTCGACCACAGCCCCTGTGTACATGACGTAAACCCGGTCGCAGAACTGCGAAACCAACGCCATGTCATGAGTGATGAGCAAGATAGCCGTGCCCCGCTGCCTGGCTTTTTCTCGTAACAGCAACAACACCTGGCGTTGCACGGTCACGTCGAGGGCCGTTGTCGGCTCGTCGGCGATCAGCAATTGAGGTTCGCAGGAGAACGCCAGGGCGATCATCACCCGCTGACGCATGCCGCCAGACAGTTCGAAAGGATAGCTCTCCAATACTTGTTCCGGGCTGGCTATGTGCATGTCGCGCAACAGTGCGATCGCCTTGAGACGGGCTTGGGCGGCGCTGATCTTCTGGTGATGAATGATCACATCGAGCATTTGCCTACCGATACGCCGCGTCGGGTTCAAGGCAGTCATCGGCTCCTGGAAAATCATCGCGGCATCGCGTCCACGAATCGTCAGTAACTCCTTTTCAGGCGCTGCCAGCATGTCGCGACCGAGCATGCTCAGGCTGCCGGCCGTGATGCGATAGCTGCGCTCGGGCAACAATCGCATACTGAGCATGGCCGTGACCGACTTGCCCGATCCGGACTCGCCGACGATACCGACGATTTCGCCGGGATTGACGTGTAGCGACACGCCATTCAGGGCTTTGACGTTGTTTTTGTAAGCCGGGAACTCCAGGCTCAGGTTGTCGATGGACAATACTGGACTCGACGCATGCATGGTCATTTCCCCTGTTGCCGTGGGTCGAGCAGATCGCGTACGCCATCGCCCAGCAAGTTGAACCCGGTGGCCGTGATCAGAATCGCCAGCCCTGGAAAGGTCGAATACCACCAGTTATCGAGAATGTAGTTGCGCCCGGTGGCGACCATCGCCCCCCACTCCGCCGTAGGCTGCTGCGCTCCCAGGCCGATGAAGCCCAGAGCCGAAGCCATGAGGATCGCGCTGCCGATATCCAGGCTCAGTTGCACCAGCAATGGCGGCATTGCATTACGCGCCACGTGCCAGTGCACGACGTGCCAGCGCCCTGCCCCGAAGGTTTGGGCGGCCTTGACATAACCCATTTCGCGGATGCTCAAGGCTTGGCCACGGGCTAGCCGGACATAGGAAGGAATTCGCACAAGCGTAATCGCCAGCATCGCGTTGAACAGGCTCGCGCCCAACGCAGCTGCCAAGGCCATGATCAGTACCAGCGATGGCACCGACAGCATGATGTCCATCAGACGCATGATCAACGTATCGAAACGACCACCGATGACCCCGGAAAAGCACCCCAGCAAGCCGCCAATAAAGCAGGATGCAA
Coding sequences within:
- a CDS encoding oligopeptide/dipeptide ABC transporter ATP-binding protein — its product is MNSAVFQPITQMAPTILQLNDVHVRFPVSNDWLGRPRGYAHALNGIDLQVRAGETLGIVGESGCGKSTLAQLLMGLVPPSSGGLNWANRSGEGSSNVQIVFQDPQSSLDPRLPIWKIITEPLYARGHANHAQMRDVAARVAAQVGIRPEYLDRFAHQFSGGQRQRIAIARALSSDPDIIVLDEPTSALDISVQAQILNLLAELQSARNLTYILISHNVSVVRHMANRVAVMYLGQIVELGSAAQVLDEPRHPYTRLLLEAVPRLGVPLHDEQVAAPTELPGNRRLPSGCFFRERCNLCTVGCEKPQALLGDEQQCVRCHLQD
- a CDS encoding ABC transporter ATP-binding protein, with the protein product MHASSPVLSIDNLSLEFPAYKNNVKALNGVSLHVNPGEIVGIVGESGSGKSVTAMLSMRLLPERSYRITAGSLSMLGRDMLAAPEKELLTIRGRDAAMIFQEPMTALNPTRRIGRQMLDVIIHHQKISAAQARLKAIALLRDMHIASPEQVLESYPFELSGGMRQRVMIALAFSCEPQLLIADEPTTALDVTVQRQVLLLLREKARQRGTAILLITHDMALVSQFCDRVYVMYTGAVVEQGRTADVMGNPQHPYTQGLLSGLPEMVEPGQPLLTIPGQVPNLASLPVGCTFQERCTYAMPVCAKRPNLNTINGNDQRKSACWLPVKELS
- the ddpC gene encoding D,D-dipeptide ABC transporter permease; this translates as MSATLIATRRPRWNEKLAYLTFRIRRSPLTMAGLAITFIVLLCMIFAPWLASHDPNALNLAERLAPPSSTHWFGTDEVGRDLFSRVLFGSQQSVGVGLFVAFASCFIGGLLGCFSGVIGGRFDTLIMRLMDIMLSVPSLVLIMALAAALGASLFNAMLAITLVRIPSYVRLARGQALSIREMGYVKAAQTFGAGRWHVVHWHVARNAMPPLLVQLSLDIGSAILMASALGFIGLGAQQPTAEWGAMVATGRNYILDNWWYSTFPGLAILITATGFNLLGDGVRDLLDPRQQGK